In Tepidimicrobium xylanilyticum, the DNA window ATATTAAAGACTAAAATGTTTTACAGTAAGAAGTTTAAAACACTTGAAAAATTAAGGGAAAAAATAATTCAATATATAAAATTTTACAATGAAAAAAGATTTCAAAAAGGATTAGGATGCGTGGCTCCTTTAGAATATCGAAACATGCATCCTAATGTGTATAAATTTTAATTAAATTGCTTGTTTACTTGACAAGGGTCAGTTCGTTCAAATAAGGTCTCTTTTTTTATTTACATCACAAATCATACAATAAAAAGTGTTACTAGGAATAAAAATAGGGTACATTTAATATACCTATACAAGGTATGATTGTAAAGAATTAAGGAGGTTTTGAGATGAATGGAACTTTTTATATAATTATAAATATCACCATAATGGCAGTCTTAATTTATATCCTGCTATATTTAAGGAGAAAAAGGGTTTCTTTTACGGTTAGAGTAATGTTAGCTCTAATATGTGGAATAGCTTTTGGAGCAGCTCTTCAGTTGATATATGGAGCAGGGTCCCAAATTGTAAACAGTTCTAATACTTGGTTCGATGTAATAGGTACAGGTTATATTAGACTATTAAGAATGATTGTAATACCTTTAATATTCATATCCATTGTTAATGCCATAATTAGTCAGGATTCAAAAAACCTAGGGAAGATGGCCGCTCAAATTATTGCAATTCTAATAATTACTACAGCTATATCTGCCTTTGTAGGAGCAGGAGTGGCTAAGGCATTTAATTTAACCTCAGAAGGGCTTGTGGCAGGAGAAAAGGAACAACAAGCAGGCCTAGGATTAGAGCAAAGATTAGAGGATTTCCAGTCGAAACCGATTCAACAGCAGCTAATAGAGATTATACCTATTAATCCTTTCTATGCTATGACTGGCCAAGGCAGTTCTGCAACTCTATCCGTTGTGTTTTTTGCTGCTGTAGTAGCTTTAGCAGCTATAGGCATCAGGAAAAGTAAACCGGAAGCTGCAGAAAGCTTTGTTAATTTAATAAATATATTACATGCCATAGTTATGAGAATGGTTACAATGGTATTAAGACTTACCCCTTATGGAGTTTTAGCCTTAATGACTAGATTTGTATCAAATAGCGATTTTTCAGAAATAGCCAGACTAATTCAATTTGTGATTGCTTCCTATGTAGCCTTAGCTATTATGTTTGTGATTCACATGGCCATACTGATGGTATTTGGATTGAACCCCATATCCTACGTTAGGAAATCTGCACCTGTATTAATGTTTGCCTTCTCCTCCAGATCATCGGCTGGGACACTGCCTTTGACTATAAATAATCAAGTAAGAAATCTTGGGGTAGCCGATGGGCATGCAAATTTAGCAGGTTCATTAGGAACTAGTATAGGACAGAATGGATGTGCAGGCATATATCCTGCCATGTTGGCGGTAATGATTGCACCTACAGTGGGTATAAATCCAATGGCGCCTGCTTTCTTGATTAAACTTATTATTATAACTGCATTAGCCTCTTTTGGAATAGCAGGAGTGGGAGGAGGAGCTACCTTCGCAGCCTTAACTGTATTATCAGCTATGGGACTTCCAGTAGGGTTGGTCGGATTGTTAATAGCCATTGAGCCATTAATAGACATGGGTAGAACCCTATTAAACGTTAGCGGTTCCATGTTGGCGGGAGTACTTTCAAGTAAATTCATGGGAGAATTGGATACAGAAATATATAATAGCAGGAAAATAGAGGAAGTTTAGCTTGTTAAAAGGGCTGGGAATTATCCCAGCTCTTTATGTGTTTCCTTAACTTCCTTAATATCCTTTTTAGTTTTACCTTTATTCATCTTACAATGACCTTCAAAGAAGGCATTTTCATGGATTATTAGAGTAGAGATTTCTACATCGCCTATCAGCTTTCCTGTAGGGTGTATGGTCAATTTTCCTTTAACCACAATATTTCCTTCTACGGTTCCTGATAATGACGTATTATCACAACGGATATTTCCTTTTACTCTACCCGTTTCACCGATAATTACATCTCCTTCGTATTCAATATCCCCTTCTATAATTCCGTCAATTCTTAAATTGCCTTTACCTTCAACTTTACCAGTGAATTTAATATTTTCACCAAATAGAGAATCGATATCCATATTTTTTTCAACTTTTTTACTAAACATGGCATCTCCCCCTTATTCCTTATTTAAGAACGGTTAACGGATCGATGGGTTTATCACTTTTATGTATCTCAAAATGGAGGTGAGGTCCAGTGCTTCTTCCTGTACTGCCCATCTTTGCTATAACCTGTCCTTTTTCCACCTTATCGCCTTTATTTACCAATAGTTTGCTATTATGTCCATAATAGGTTTTATATCCATTACCATGGTCTATGATTATAGTGTAACCATAACCAGTTTTATATCCTGAGAATATTATTTTTCCACTACCTGCAGCTCGAATATCAGTACCTGTTGAATTGGCAATATCAATTCCATAATGGAATTGAATCCCTCTTCCAAAGGGGTTTTTCCTATTACCAAATTTAGAAGTCAATTTGCCTTTAGCAGGCCATAGGCTAGGAACTGTTTCCAGATACTGAAGTTGTTTTTCTACATCATCAATAAAAGCTATCAATTCCTTTTCCTTATCTTCTAGTACTTCTTTTAAAACCTGTAGTTCCGCTACTGGTTCCGTTATTTCCCTAGATAGATTATCATCCAATCCCCCTCCTCGGGAAGGACTTTTTATGCCTACTAATTTTTCTACTTCTCTCTGTAATTTTTCTATTTCAGCTAATTTTTCTTCTACTTCATTAGTTTTTTCATATAATTTCTTATTCTGTGATTTAAGCTTTGATAATTCTACTTCCTTATTTTTATTTTCTTCTTCAAGCTTATTGATGATGGATATTTTTTCCTTGTATTCTTCTTCTAAACTCATATGGGATGTGTAAATTTTGTTAAAGGCTAAAGATACGTTTATTATAGTGGTTATTATAGCAATAAAAAAAACTTTAGGCACCCAACTGGGAACCGTTAACCTTCTCACTTTTTCAGTATGGGGGATGATCATAATAGAAATTCTAGAATTCTTCTTCCCCATATCAAGCTCCAACCTCTTTCTATGATTGTTTGATTGTGCCAATAATTATTATTCTACATAAATTTAAAAAATCCTCTATTTAAAAAACTTTTTTATCTTAAATAATTAAACATTATTAGATTTAATAACTTATTTAATAACAAAATCAATGGTATGCCGACAGAAAACCTATTTTTATTAATTTTATGCTTAAATATAACCATACCTGATAATACACCGGTTGCTCCTCCTAACAATGCTAGAATCATTATTGTAATTTCTCTAATTCTCCAGCCATCTTTCCTTGCTCTAATTTTGTCTAATCCCATTACAACAAAAGCTATAAGATTTATTATAAATATATATGTTAAAAGGGCAACTTCCTTATTATTAAAATTAGATAATATCTTCATAGAAATACCTACTTTCTATTTTCGATTAAATCAATAAACTTGTCGATATCCTTTTCAATTAACTTTAAGGAATCTTTGAAGAAATCTGGTGAATGAACATCTATTCCCATCAATTTGGCCACATCTACTATATTGTTCTTACCAGTAGCCCTAAGGAAGTCATCATACCTTTTTACGAAATTTTTCTTATCATTCAAATATTCTACATATAGTCCTTTAGAGAACAATAATCCAAAGGCATAGGGGAAATTATAGAAATTACGCTCTCCATAGTAATAATGAGGTTTATTTATCCACATATAGGGGTGAAGATAGTTTTCATCTAATCCATTACCATAAGCTTTTTTCTGGGATTCAATCATTATTTCCTTTAATTCATTAACGGATAGGGAATGCTCCTTTCTTCTTTCGAACAATTCCTTTTCAAAGAGGAATCTACTGTATATATCTACAATTACTTGTCCCGCATCTTGCAGGGAAGATTCTAATATGCTTAATTGTTCTTCAGGGCTTGCTTCATTTAGGACTGCATTCATTACGATGGTTTCACAGAATATGGAAGCAGTTTCTGCTAAGGGCATAGGGTAACTGCTGTTTAAAATACTTTCTTCCTGTATGCATAATCCATGATATCCATGTCCTAACTCATGAGCCAAAGTAATTACATTGCTTAAGCTACCATTAAAGTTGGCAAGTATTCTACTCTCTTTAATTGGATATAGGTTAAAACAGAAGGCCCCACCTCTTTTACCATCCCTTGGTTCTGCATCTATCCATCTATTTTCAAAGGCATTATCAGCAAAATCAGCTAACCTATCGCTAAAGGTTCTAAAATTAACAACGATAAATTTTCTTGCCTCTTCATAGGTATAGGATTTTATCGCATTCCCTATAGGGGCAAATATATCGTAGAAAGGCAATCCATTCCTATGGCCTAATAGTTCTCCTTTTTTTCTATAATATTTATGGAATATGGGCAAATATTCTTCTATAGCTCTTATTATAGCATCTAGGGTTTCTTCATCCATTCTTGATTTAAACAAAGTTTCTTCTAAAGGAGATTTAAACCCTCTCATTTCTGAAATAGTTAAGACTTCTCCCTTAATTCCGTTTAAAGCTGCAGCAGAAGATTTGGCAATTTTATCATAGGATTTCAATTCAGCTTCATAGGCTTTTTGTCGTATATTTGGGTCCTTATCAAAAGCCATATTTCTAACTACAGGCAAGGGCAACTGCTTAGGTTTACCGTCGATTTCTATGTCCACTAGTAGTGTAGAGCTTAAAACACCTTGAAGATTTGACCAAGCGTTAGATCCAGTATTTTTCATCTTTGAGATAAGTACTTCTTCCTTTTCGCTGAGTAAATATTGAGCTTTTTTCTTAGTTTCATTTAGATAAAATTCATGTTCCCTTAGGAAGGGGGATGAATTTATTATCTCATCTAAATTATCCAGGGTGCTTATAAACTTTTGAAATTGGACGGAAGGTTGGGTAAATTTAGAATATTGTACTTGTAATTTATCTAGATATTTTAAAGCCAATTCATTATTAGCTTCAACGCTGGAAATAAGGCAGGGGTATGCCATTAATTTCGAAACTAATGTGGATAGTTCTATCAACCTATTTAAGTACTCGGTGATTTTTTCTTGAGGGTTATCAGGGGATTTAAGGTTTTTATCAGCCCATTGGATGAAACTACCCAATCCTTCATCAAATTTTTGTAAGTCTCCTTGATATTCTTCTGAATCGAAAGAGGTGTATAACTCGTTTAAACTCCATCTCATATTCATAAAGTTCCCTCCCAAAATGTATTTCATCTTATATTATATCTAATAATGTAGATGTTGACATGGAATCGGTGCTAATATTTTATTTAAATAATATTTTCATTGCAAAAAGGCCATATTAAGTATATACTTAACAAGTTAGATAAAAGAGGAAGGATGTTACAATTATATGAATAAACTAGGATTTGAAGATATTAATCTTTCAGAGGAGATATTAAAGGCAGTTTACGATATGGGCTTTGAGGAGATGTCTCCTATCCAATCGAAAGCTATACCTAAAATACTAGAAGGCGTGGATATTATTGGGCAAGCTCAAACGGGAACTGGAAAAACAGCAGCTTTTGGTATACCCATTATTGAAAAAACCGATGAGGAAGATAGATGTTTACAATCCTTGGTACTATGTCCTACTAGGGAATTGTCGATACAGGTGGCAGAAGAAATAAGGAGATTAGCCAAATATAAGAAGAATATTTTTGTTTTACCTATTTATGGAGGGCAGCCTATTGAAAGGCAGATAAAGGCTTTAAAAAAGGGAATTCAAATAGTAGTGGGAACTCCAGGTAGAATAATAGACCATATCAGAAGGAAGACCTTAAAGTTAGGAAACATTAAGATGCTTATACTAGATGAAGCAGATGAAATGTTTGATATGGGATTTAGAGATGATATCGAGCTTATTATAAATCAAGTACCAGAAGAAAGACAAACTATTTTCTTCTCAGCTACTATGCCTAAGGAAATAGTGGACTTTGCTACAAGGTATCAAAATAATCCTGAAATAATTAGAGTAGTGCCTAAAGAATTAACTGTACCAAGGGTAGAGCAATATTTCTTTGAATTAAAGGAGCATATGAAGACCGAAATACTGTCTAGGCTTATAGACATATATAATCCAAGGCTTTCCATAGTCTTTTGTAATACCAAGAAGAAAGTAGATGAGCTTACTATAGAATTGCAGGGTAGAGGTTATTTTGTTGATGGTCTTCATGGTGATTTAAAGCAAGCCCAAAGAGATAAGGTTATGCAAAAATTTAGAACAGGGAATATAGATGTTTTAGTGGCTACAGATGT includes these proteins:
- a CDS encoding DUF1294 domain-containing protein — translated: MKILSNFNNKEVALLTYIFIINLIAFVVMGLDKIRARKDGWRIREITIMILALLGGATGVLSGMVIFKHKINKNRFSVGIPLILLLNKLLNLIMFNYLR
- a CDS encoding peptidoglycan DD-metalloendopeptidase family protein, yielding MGKKNSRISIMIIPHTEKVRRLTVPSWVPKVFFIAIITTIINVSLAFNKIYTSHMSLEEEYKEKISIINKLEEENKNKEVELSKLKSQNKKLYEKTNEVEEKLAEIEKLQREVEKLVGIKSPSRGGGLDDNLSREITEPVAELQVLKEVLEDKEKELIAFIDDVEKQLQYLETVPSLWPAKGKLTSKFGNRKNPFGRGIQFHYGIDIANSTGTDIRAAGSGKIIFSGYKTGYGYTIIIDHGNGYKTYYGHNSKLLVNKGDKVEKGQVIAKMGSTGRSTGPHLHFEIHKSDKPIDPLTVLK
- a CDS encoding L-cystine transporter — its product is MNGTFYIIINITIMAVLIYILLYLRRKRVSFTVRVMLALICGIAFGAALQLIYGAGSQIVNSSNTWFDVIGTGYIRLLRMIVIPLIFISIVNAIISQDSKNLGKMAAQIIAILIITTAISAFVGAGVAKAFNLTSEGLVAGEKEQQAGLGLEQRLEDFQSKPIQQQLIEIIPINPFYAMTGQGSSATLSVVFFAAVVALAAIGIRKSKPEAAESFVNLINILHAIVMRMVTMVLRLTPYGVLALMTRFVSNSDFSEIARLIQFVIASYVALAIMFVIHMAILMVFGLNPISYVRKSAPVLMFAFSSRSSAGTLPLTINNQVRNLGVADGHANLAGSLGTSIGQNGCAGIYPAMLAVMIAPTVGINPMAPAFLIKLIIITALASFGIAGVGGGATFAALTVLSAMGLPVGLVGLLIAIEPLIDMGRTLLNVSGSMLAGVLSSKFMGELDTEIYNSRKIEEV
- a CDS encoding bactofilin family protein, which translates into the protein MFSKKVEKNMDIDSLFGENIKFTGKVEGKGNLRIDGIIEGDIEYEGDVIIGETGRVKGNIRCDNTSLSGTVEGNIVVKGKLTIHPTGKLIGDVEISTLIIHENAFFEGHCKMNKGKTKKDIKEVKETHKELG
- a CDS encoding M3 family oligoendopeptidase, whose product is MNMRWSLNELYTSFDSEEYQGDLQKFDEGLGSFIQWADKNLKSPDNPQEKITEYLNRLIELSTLVSKLMAYPCLISSVEANNELALKYLDKLQVQYSKFTQPSVQFQKFISTLDNLDEIINSSPFLREHEFYLNETKKKAQYLLSEKEEVLISKMKNTGSNAWSNLQGVLSSTLLVDIEIDGKPKQLPLPVVRNMAFDKDPNIRQKAYEAELKSYDKIAKSSAAALNGIKGEVLTISEMRGFKSPLEETLFKSRMDEETLDAIIRAIEEYLPIFHKYYRKKGELLGHRNGLPFYDIFAPIGNAIKSYTYEEARKFIVVNFRTFSDRLADFADNAFENRWIDAEPRDGKRGGAFCFNLYPIKESRILANFNGSLSNVITLAHELGHGYHGLCIQEESILNSSYPMPLAETASIFCETIVMNAVLNEASPEEQLSILESSLQDAGQVIVDIYSRFLFEKELFERRKEHSLSVNELKEIMIESQKKAYGNGLDENYLHPYMWINKPHYYYGERNFYNFPYAFGLLFSKGLYVEYLNDKKNFVKRYDDFLRATGKNNIVDVAKLMGIDVHSPDFFKDSLKLIEKDIDKFIDLIENRK
- a CDS encoding DEAD/DEAH box helicase, which produces MNKLGFEDINLSEEILKAVYDMGFEEMSPIQSKAIPKILEGVDIIGQAQTGTGKTAAFGIPIIEKTDEEDRCLQSLVLCPTRELSIQVAEEIRRLAKYKKNIFVLPIYGGQPIERQIKALKKGIQIVVGTPGRIIDHIRRKTLKLGNIKMLILDEADEMFDMGFRDDIELIINQVPEERQTIFFSATMPKEIVDFATRYQNNPEIIRVVPKELTVPRVEQYFFELKEHMKTEILSRLIDIYNPRLSIVFCNTKKKVDELTIELQGRGYFVDGLHGDLKQAQRDKVMQKFRTGNIDVLVATDVAARGLDIDDVDIVFNYDIPQDEEYYVHRIGRTARAGRKGIAFSFVVGKDKHRIKVIERYTKTKIARRDLPTLKDVEERQIHLLLEKIKEEVDKGQLDKYERMVNEILEQDYTSFDIAAALLKLYFKGNKLGEHRELDAVDYSKKSVTDLARIYINVGRKKGVSPRHILGALLNETGIPKKSVGEIDMYDKFTFVDIPEDYIGKVIKGLNNKRIKGIKVKVELANIRD
- a CDS encoding IS3 family transposase, which gives rise to MLKTKMFYSKKFKTLEKLREKIIQYIKFYNEKRFQKGLGCVAPLEYRNMHPNVYKF